The DNA region CGCCCGAAGAAGGGGCGCCTTATGCCGCGCCGCCGGTGCCACAGGGTGGTTTCCTGCAGGGCTTAGATTCGCCGGTGAAGAAACTCCGGATCGCCTTCACCACGGCTGATTGGCTGGGCCGCGGCCTAGACCCCGAGTGCATTGAAGGGGTGCATAACACCGCCAAATTGTTACAAGACCTCGGGCATGAGGTTGTCGAGGCTGATCCCGGAGTGAATCGGGAAGAGTTCATCTACGCCATGGGCACTATTACCTCCGCTGAGACCAGTGCCATGATGCAGGCGGCGGCTCGGAGTACAGGGCGCAAGCTCACCCGGGCTGATTTTGAGCCACATAACTGGGCTATGTACAAATTGGGGCAGGCCTTCACAGCGGCTGAGCTGCAATGGGGTGTGGCCACCATGCGTCGTATCGGCCAGCATATGGCCCAATTCATGCGGTCTTATGATGTGCTGCTGACCAGTACGCTGGGTATGCCGCCGGTCCCTTGCGGGGCACTCAAAGCCCAGGGCATGGAAAAAGTCATGCTCAACCTCATTAACGTATTGCCGCTGGGCCGAATCGCCACGCAGCGCGATCTACTCATTCAAAATTACGCGCCCATCTTTGACTGGATTCCGACCACGCCCATTGCCAATGCCAGCGGTGCGCCTTCGCTATCCTTGCCCTTGCATTGGTCCTCTAACAACTTGCCTGTGGGCATGATGTTTACCGGGCGCTTTGGTGATGACCTCACCTTGTTGCAATTAGCCCGGCAGTTGGAACAGGCCCAGCCATGGTTCGATAAGCGGCCAGCAGGGTATTAAGCCTAGGTCTGTGGCGTAGGCGACTGGAGCTGCGCGACCTAGCGCCTCGAGCGCATATCGCCGCTCTAAGGCTATGGAGCGCCGGGTCAGGTTTTGGCTAAGCCGCGCGCTTGGGGCGATTGCAATAAGGCTCGGCTCTCCAACAACACCGACATAGCATGGTCGTAGCCCACGCGAACCAAATCATCGATGTGCTCCCAGTCAAACATCCCCACCTTGGGGACGGGCA from Oceanococcus sp. HetDA_MAG_MS8 includes:
- a CDS encoding amidase: MARFAEYTQYDAMGLAELVHKGEISAQELLAEAQARAEQHNPQLNAIVARLDHVADAALKAGLPDGPFRGVPFLLKDLSNALGGEVRTSGSRYFRDFVPAQDSELVRRYKAAGVTIFGKSNTPEFGTMPITDPDYLGSARNPWNTEHTPGGSSGGAGAAVAAGIVPMANGGDGGGSIRIPASCCGLVGLKPTRARTPCGPEVPEHWFGMSIEHVLSRSVRDSAAMLDATCAPEEGAPYAAPPVPQGGFLQGLDSPVKKLRIAFTTADWLGRGLDPECIEGVHNTAKLLQDLGHEVVEADPGVNREEFIYAMGTITSAETSAMMQAAARSTGRKLTRADFEPHNWAMYKLGQAFTAAELQWGVATMRRIGQHMAQFMRSYDVLLTSTLGMPPVPCGALKAQGMEKVMLNLINVLPLGRIATQRDLLIQNYAPIFDWIPTTPIANASGAPSLSLPLHWSSNNLPVGMMFTGRFGDDLTLLQLARQLEQAQPWFDKRPAGY